In Corylus avellana chromosome ca8, CavTom2PMs-1.0, the genomic stretch TACAAAGTTGTGATGTTCTGGACAAATAGTACATAAAAAATTACCAAGATCCAGGCCTATATTGTCATCAACTTTTACATAAAATTCTGCATCCCATTTTTGAACCGCAGTACTGAAGAAAAACTTTGCTTTCTTGGGCAGCTCTTCTTGAGCCTCCTCATGACCTTCCTAATATATTATCAAAGAAACATGTATGTTTAAACTCTATGATTTGCATGTTCATAAAGATATAAAATGAGAGGAAAGCTACTCAAACTTGAGCAAGTACGTACAACTTAAAGAAATCAAAAGTTTCTTTTCCATTAGAAGTTTAATTTTATATGCAAAGAATTGGCGTACATGGCAATATCGTTATATGTCAGTTCATATAATCAAAGGCAGAAGACTGACCACTTGAATTGTACTAACATTTGAATCTATAACTTACAAGAATCAAGAAATCCTTTGTTGAGCGATTTTCCTTGTCAATATTGCGATCTAAGCTATCACCTCGATTGGCACTGCCGGTTtcaaagtgaaagaaagaaaaattatatatatataaaagagaactTTGTCCCATTCTCCTACCAAAATGTAGAGCTGGTAGTTCCAAAAGAACCAACCAAACAAGTAAATGTACAGTACAAGAAAGCATATACTATTTTAAGGATTaagtttttttggaaaaaccTCCGACCAACTACAAAGCGAATGACCACTCCTCTTTCTTCAAGTTTTCTCAAGTCATCACCTGTAAAAGCCAAAATGGTGCctgtaacacattgtttaaaaaGAAAGGCATATCCCAATATGGGGCTGATAATGTTCGACGTGTCATACAACATTTGGAAATTCATATAAGAATAAGTGATAGAGATAAATAAGcaattaattaaaagtaaaaggAGAACAAACAAGATCAGTAAATGTCGAAGCATCATAAATTAAGGCCTCATATATGTCGACTATATAGAATATTACAAAAAAGAATTCTCACGAGCTTGCTTAAATATAATATGTCATGCTGAAATGTCAACTATGTCTAGATTGGTCAGCCTCCATCTACCATAACTTAAAGCATTTTAGTCAGAGCCTCTATAACAAGGAAAAAAGGCAAAGGAGACAAATGATCACCATGTCTCAAAACCATGAGAACTACTACAGAAACCAGAATGAGTGTCAttcaccaaaacagaaaaagcaCACTGAAGAAATACAATGCGCTATCCAATTACATCATTTCTCCCTAAAACCACACCTCCTCAATGGGtctaataaaaactcaaagCTAACATGATCGTAGGCATTCTCAATATCCTATTTGCAAAGCACAACTGGCACTCTAGATCTAATCCAATCCAAACATTCATTTGCTATAAGAATGGAGTCAAGGATCTGCCTACCTCTAACAAACGCATTCTAaggcttcaaaataatcttCTCTACAACCCTTTTCAACCTATTGGCTAGGACCACACATCTAGCGAAATAGGTAATATCAAGCACCAAAGCTATACCCAAGTTGATTTCAATAGTCAAAAAACATTCATTAGGCAATATGTACTTTTCAAATTGCCACTAATAATATCATCATACAcctaaaaaacagaaaagatcaGGTTATGTAAAATTTCTGGTGATCAATTTTATAACCAATGCACATCCCAGTCACAAAAGAGAGTGATGGAATTCAGATAGCAAGAAATGTATGTAAAGACAAAGACTATCTTAAATCAAACTATGCCAATCAAAGTTGGAAGCTTAATATTCATCCAAGAAAGAATAAGTACAGACCGAGCATAATCAGCACATCGCAATCCCAACTGACCTTTAGGCATCCAAGACCCTCTAAACACATTTCGCCTCAAGCGACTACCAAATCCAGTATAAACTCCAATAACAGCAAGAAGCCTTTGGCCAGAAGAAGACCCACTTTGCTGCAATTGGTTCTTGAGGTACCCTTGACTCTTCGCCAAAGTCAATTCCATCTCAACTTCCACAATCCTCCTCTCCAGATCCCTAAAAACCAACACCACAGATACCAATACAAACACCATATAGTGACAAAAGGAAACATACCAAACTAtagaaagaaatattaaaagggaaaaaaaaaatatatatatatatatatatatatatatattaaaagataAGAAAGATAAGAAAGGTACCTGCATCCTAGAACCATTAGCTTATCTTCAACTGTAAGCACTTTGGGTCTCTAACAACAATAACACAGAAACATATTAAAgatatattgaattaaaaaatggaAGACGAAACAAAACATCAGCACATGCCACCATCCCTCAAGTCAGAACCCAGGAAAATGTAAGAAAACTTTAGATAAAAGAAATCATAATTTATCATCTTATGAAGTCCCTTCTTCAATCCCCCAACAAAAAAGGGAACCGCACGATTAAATTCGACTTATTCTTTTCAATAAGTacattaatttcattaaaagcgcaaaggggcacAACCCAATTACACACAAGCTATACAAGAGAGACCCAATGAAGTATAGAGACCCCCTGGAGAAAAACTCGACTTATTCTAGTATTTATAATAAGCTTAACTGAGCTCAATTTTGTTTCTTGAGGTCCGATACAATGGAAATCATTCTTAACTTACTTCAATTTCCTAGTACAAGATTCAGATTTCAGCGCCTAACAAAAGGAggagaacaaaaataaatcacaGACCTGGAGGGAGTTCTTGTCAAGAAGACTAGTAAGTAATTTTCTGTTCTCTGCATCTTGCCACAACCTAATTATCGCACAACCAAAAAACTGACAATTAGTATGAATGATTTAAAATGCACAAATCGTAAAACATATAATTAGATAGCCGAACTAAACGCTGCATTtcggtttttcttttttcctctttttccatGGATTGGATCATGGAACCACTAACACCGGAATCGCATTTGACTTCCATAGACCCCGAATCCACAACAATGTTTCCAATTATATGCAGCCAAACACATCCTAAACTTCTATCATTATTCTTTCcagaaattaaaatcaaagcaaaaccTCAAATCTATAATTTTCTGTCTCGGTCAAGGAAGAGGGACGAACCGGCCGGCGACATAAAGCCAAGCGACACAAGAGAAGAAGGCCATCAGAAGCGAGGGTTTCGAGGCCTGGAGAGGCTTAGATCTCCACCGCCTGTCCGATTTCATTGCCGCCGGTGAACTCTCCATCTCCACCAGAGAGAGTCACTTCTCTTAGGACATACGTGTATGCAAGTGTTGATGATTTGAATGAGAGATCGTGAAAAAGGTAAGTAGTCCGATCAATTGGAAATGGAAGAGGAATCAGTGAAGAGCAGCAGCAACAGACGAAGCTTTGAATTTTCAGGGAGAGAGATCTGTGGCTTCCAATGCAAATTGATGTCGCAGAGGCCGAGGTCCGTTTCGGGTCTATTTCGTAAACTAAACGGGGCTTAATCTTTTGAATTCGGAgttcaaatttatataaataaaaaaatatataaatacatagagattttttatgtgcatttatggaaaataaaaacagacaaatcttaaatttaatccTATATTAAGTCATAAGTCTTATATAAACGTTACATGTCTATAAACTCATCtttaaaatgcaaaaaaaagtCTTCAAGGGGTAGTTTAattggctgtgaaccacgccttatgaagtggaggttactagttcgaatccctcctcccccttcccttgtgtggacatgtcaaaaaaaaaagatcattttcagttaattttgAAGTGTAGAGTATCCAGTCCTTTATATCACAAAGACAGAATTgtcatttcatattatttttgacAATTCTACCCTTATGATATAAAGAATTGGATACTCTCCAAATCATTTGAACTCGAGAGGATCTATTCCCTTtaaaatgaactttttttttatggttaattacttttttagtacttaggttttcacttttttattttttattttttttttcacctaggtttcattttgtatcacaGATAGTACTTGATTTATGGGTAAATACCAATTTAGTATCCCGTCATCATTTCGTCAACCAAACAAACGAACTGTCATGGgagtggtttcgaccacccctaCAGCCGGTTTCAATGCCCAAAAGGAGGGGgagctgaaaccacccccaaaagtCTTGGGGTAAGGGTGTTACAAACTATAACTGCATAACCGCTTTGGTAGGCGGTTATAAAAAACGGCTTAGAGCGGGGCGGTTAATAGCTTTAAAAGTAGGGAAAAGTGGTTAATAACAACTTaccattatatataataatataaataaatctatattttatattaaaaatataaaattaaaacgactcttttttttttttttgaaagggaatCCATAtcaattttattcataaaaatcatgatgagcataaagctcttacaagcataaatagccaaagctacgaggttacaagcgtcatagatgacgtattacattccaaaCCCAAAACCAATCTACTAATTTATGACTaatctacatattaaaaaacagatttgtgccaaacagactcaaactaatgcataggtaatTTGTATTCTTTGGAACTGAATGTAGACAAACCGCCAACCAAAACTCTTCTtcctcaacccaaaagccaggGTAACGTTCTCATCCACAACTCAAAGGTTTAGACCATAGCAAATAACCTAAAGGGTATCACGCATGCAGATCGAGagaggaaagagccttattacaagcaaaaaacaagaaataaaagcgtacagggaaataaagagactaaaacagaaatacaaacataatagaaaaaatcGAACAAACACCAAATGGAAACCAACAGAACAGGAAAAAAACCGGAGAATCACACTAAGCGGGAAACGGCAGCTGAAAGAAAGCCGATCGCGTGCTTGCCAGAAACCAACGCGGAAGGTGGCGTTGGAGCTCATCGTGGGGGGACATGAGGAAAGACCCGACAATGGATGGTGGGTGGCAGAGCGGGTGCGGAGGAGATTGGCGttacacacaaaacaaactagGGGGaatttgagtgaatcccccaatagcatcacccacaaagtaTGATAAACAAGCAaggcaacaaaaacaacacatcAAAATACACAGCAAAAGACAGAcataaaggaaatgaaataaaacaaccagaaacgaaattaagaaaaaaaatttaaatttaaattttttttttttttttaaaaaaaaaaaaaaagagctggAGAGAACCGAAATCAAACCACATCTGGAGAGACGGATCCAGTGCAAAAGGTGTGATGGGCACTGGCGGATTTGGGTAGCAAAGTGTTGGAGCACGCGTCAAGGTCGACTAGGCGACAGGCGGTCGATCGGGTAGGACACGAACCGGAGCCAAACCTGACCCAGCAATAGGCACAGCGGATGGAGAAGGGCGGAAGATTAGCCTCCAAAATACCCTAAAATTAGAAAAGGGGCggaaagggagagagaggaagaaaatgcTCAAAAAAcaagggacatcaagtaaataggctagctcttGGGCGGGAGGAGAAGAGGAtgagggggaggagggggagggggagtgTAGCACCTCagaatttttaaagttatttaaatagattatttcgataatgatgttattttaatatccattgtagccaaggattttaattcttggaaaatttatggtgttacagagagtggtaattagataatggtaattagtgaaataataggatagtaaatggtagaaAGAATTGTATAAGTaagtagaatagtcaatggtaggtataaggagggtagaattttaaataaaaaggtaaaataGTCAATGATATGTATAAGGAGGatagaattttaaataagaatgtaaaATAGTCAATTGTAGGTATACTAAATGGGTAGGTAGGATaataaaatgagggtataattgtaaattgaagatataCTAAGTGAGTAGGTGGGAttgtaaaatg encodes the following:
- the LOC132191146 gene encoding hydroxyproline O-galactosyltransferase HPGT3 isoform X1; the protein is MESSPAAMKSDRRWRSKPLQASKPSLLMAFFSCVAWLYVAGRLWQDAENRKLLTSLLDKNSLQRPKVLTVEDKLMVLGCRDLERRIVEVEMELTLAKSQGYLKNQLQQSGSSSGQRLLAVIGVYTGFGSRLRRNVFRGSWMPKGDDLRKLEERGVVIRFVVGRSANRGDSLDRNIDKENRSTKDFLILEGHEEAQEELPKKAKFFFSTAVQKWDAEFYVKVDDNIGLDLEGLIGLLDRRRGQAGAYIGCMKSGDVISDEGKAWYEPDWWKFGDEKSYFRHASGALLILSKNLAEYININSASLKAYAHDDISVGSWMMGLQSTYIDDNRLCCSSIRQDKVCSLA
- the LOC132191146 gene encoding hydroxyproline O-galactosyltransferase HPGT3 isoform X2, which translates into the protein MVLGCRDLERRIVEVEMELTLAKSQGYLKNQLQQSGSSSGQRLLAVIGVYTGFGSRLRRNVFRGSWMPKGDDLRKLEERGVVIRFVVGRSANRGDSLDRNIDKENRSTKDFLILEGHEEAQEELPKKAKFFFSTAVQKWDAEFYVKVDDNIGLDLEGLIGLLDRRRGQAGAYIGCMKSGDVISDEGKAWYEPDWWKFGDEKSYFRHASGALLILSKNLAEYININSASLKAYAHDDISVGSWMMGLQSTYIDDNRLCCSSIRQDKVCSLA